The region AGGCGATGAAATATCATGAAAAAGCCATAAAGATCAATCCAAAGAATGAATATGCATGGCAAACCAAAAGCTTTACACTAGGCAAATTAGGGAAACCTGAAGAGGCAAGAAAGTGTCGTGAAGAATATTTGAAACATATTAACAAATAAAATTCTGTTTAAACCAGCATTTTATGGTATTGTTGTAGTGTTAATGGTTTGTGGTGCTACTTTTTAGGTGTTAGGCTGTTGCTCAGCTAGTTTACAATAAAACTCTTCAACCAGCACTAGACAGATTCAACCAGGAAAGAGCAGAGTATCAAAAGAAAGGTTTAGTTAAGTATGCTCAGTCTAAATATACTCAAGCTAAAACTTTTGTTAAAGAGAAGGTGTATAAAGCTAAAAATGTGTATGATAGGCATTTTAAGCCATTAGCACAAAAATATATTGCGCCTGTAGCACATAAAATATTTGATCCTGTTTGGAATCATCCTGCAACTCAATGGGCTGTGAAAAATGTTCCAGGAGTTAAAACAGTTACAAATGGTTTAGTTTGGATTGGAAATAAGTTAGGAATCTGGTGAAAGGAGTAATAACGTATGGTTTTAAATTTATTCAAAAGAAACAAACTAAGAAAGTTAACCGATAAAGGCATTAAACTTAGAAAAGAAGGTAAATATGAAGAAAGTATTAGATATTATGATGAGGCCATAGAGTTAGACCCTAAATTTAAATACGCATGGTTAATAAGGGAAATAGTTTATCTGATTTAAAAGAATACTATGAAGCAATTCAGTGTTATAACAATGCATTAAAAATAGATCCAGAATTTGATTATGCTTGGGGAAATAAAGGTATTGCTTTAAGTGAACTCGAAGAATACGAAAAAGCATTAGAATGCTACAATAAATCATTGCAAATAAACCCTGATTCTGAAATGACAATTAGCTACAAATGTACTGCACTCCGTAATCTTGGAAAATACAATGAAGCATTGGAATGTTACAACAAAGCATTAGAATTAAATCCTTCTTTTGAAGAAGCACTTGAAGCTAAAAAAGAACTTTTAGAGTTGATGGATGAGAATTAATTAAATATTTATTTATTTTTAAATTATAGACTAATTATTGAGTAGCCCTACTGTTCAAGCAATAATAAAACATCCCCTAACTCAAAAAGCAATAGGATACGGTAAAAAAATCATATCTTACGGGAAAACAGCATACAACACACTTAAATCCGTGGGCAGCACAATATACAACGGAATCAAATCAATAGGAACAACAATCTGTAACGGAGCCCAATCACTAGGAAACACAATTTATAAAGGAATAACAAACATATTCAGATGGTAAGGAGATAGAAATGTTTTTAAAAGAAAAACCAGCCCAAGAAGTAGCAGAAAAAGTACTAAAAGACTTTAACGATGTTGAAGGATTAAAAGAAGTAGTGGATGGTATATTAAGTTTAACTGATTCATGGGTTTATGAGAAGCTAGTTCATGGTGTTGTTATGGATCCTCGTGTGAATTCGGGGGATTATGATGAACCTTCAAAGTTAATTAGGTTTGCAGCAGATAATATGAGTAAATTCCCCTTAAACATGCCATTTGCACCACTAATAACTGCAAAAGACGTTTTAGTAATCCACACACCAATTTATGATTTGTTCAGCATTAATATAGGTCGGGATTTTACTCCTGAGGATTTAAATAAAATTTTTTATGGTGAAATGGCTGCAAGAATACTTTTCATGCTTGAAGAGTTCGATTCAAATCAAGAAACACCCCAACCAACTAAAAAATTCTTTAAAAGGTTAGGTAAGATTAAATGGAATGATAAAAAAACAAAAAAACTCTTTAATGACCTATTTGAAATAAGGTATATGTCTGTATTTAATAAATGGAAAGGTGCCGATGGACAAACACCAATCTTCACAAATACTGAAAATGCTTTTTTGAAGCTTTTGTCGGGTTGTAGTGCTGTAGTTGAGAGTAGAAATAAAATAAACACTTTTGATATTTTTAGGGCACATAAAACATATTTGAAACTTATACGTACTGATATTAGTAAGTTAATGTGAATTAAAAGTTATATCTTGGATGGATGTGTTTAATGGTGAATGTTAGGAAAGTTATTGCAATTGTTGTAGCGGTTTTAGTTTTTATTTTACTGTTTAGTGGTATAGCTATTGGTGTTCCAGCGATTTGGCCAGGCTATAGTTTTAGTAAGCATCCCTTGGAGCGATTGATATTATTAGGTTTCGTGTTTTTTGCAACAGCAATAACCTACGGCCTAATAAAAGGTAAAGAACCAGAACAAGAGACAAAATAAATTTAA is a window of Methanobacterium sp. DNA encoding:
- a CDS encoding tetratricopeptide repeat protein; this translates as MVLNLFKRNKLRKLTDKGIKLRKEGKYEESIRYYDEAIELDPKFKYAWLIREIVYLI
- a CDS encoding tetratricopeptide repeat protein, whose protein sequence is MVNKGNSLSDLKEYYEAIQCYNNALKIDPEFDYAWGNKGIALSELEEYEKALECYNKSLQINPDSEMTISYKCTALRNLGKYNEALECYNKALELNPSFEEALEAKKELLELMDEN